The following proteins are co-located in the Heliorestis convoluta genome:
- the carB gene encoding carbamoyl-phosphate synthase large subunit — MSDRKELRKVMVIGSGPIVIGQAAEFDYAGTQACRALKEEGFEVILVNSNPATIMTDANIADRVFIEPLTPDFVERIIRQEKPDGLLPTLGGQVGLNVARILAERGILEELNVRLLGTPLSAIEKAEDRDLFKQMMEEIGEPVPQSTIVETLEDAVAFAEEVGFPLIIRPAYTLGGTGGGIASDMEEFKAVAVRGLKHSPISQILVERSVAGWKEIEFEVMRDSADNCITICSMENVDPVGIHTGDSIVVAPTQTLSDREFQMLRAASIKIIRSLKIEGGCNVQLALHPDSFEYIVIEVNPRVSRSSALASKATGYPIAKVAAKIAIGKTLDEIPNAVTGKTYACFEPTIDYVVMKIPRWPFDKFTGAHRRLGTQMKATGEVMAIERNFEAALMKAIRSLEMGVEGLYQKGWDKLSDEDLTKALVEADDRRLFVLGEAFRRGWTVAKINEITAIDFFFLHKIKNIVTMENELATYKGQTVEAIPLDLLTKAKKMGFADADLARIVAIDEVTIRQYRLNEKIQPVYKMVDTCAAEFEAETPYFYSSYEKEDEANVTDRPKVVVLGSGPIRIGQGVEFDYCSVHSLWAIAERGYESIIINNNPETVSTDFDTADRLYFEPLLPEDVIHILNKEKPEGVIVQFGGQTAINLAAPLAEAGYKILGTSVDDIDRAEDRDRFDQVLTELDIAKPPGKTATSVEGALAVAREVGYPVLVRPSYVLGGRAMEIVYNDDELVGYMTTAVEVNPKHPVLVDKYMIGKEIEVDAIADGERVLIPGIMEHVERAGVHSGDSIAVYPANNLSERIINTIVDYTTKLALHLNVRGVLNIQYVLHDDQVYVIEVNPRSSRTVPYLSKITNIPMINIATRIILGETLAQQGYEGGLVPPPPYVAVKVPVFSFGKLVDVETSLGPEMKSTGEVMGVDANFHKAFYKALVGGGMDIPESGTVLATVADKDKDEAIAILKEFHELGFPIIATGGTAEALQKAGVPVQAVNKIGEGSPHIIDLIKEDKIQLIINTMTRGKEPQRDGFKIRRAAVEHSIPCLTSLDTTSVLLQTLKEIRKGNDFDMIPLQEYLAQ; from the coding sequence ATGTCTGACAGAAAAGAATTGCGCAAAGTAATGGTAATTGGCTCTGGCCCTATCGTAATCGGGCAAGCCGCAGAATTTGACTATGCAGGGACACAGGCTTGTCGTGCGCTTAAAGAAGAAGGCTTTGAAGTTATTCTTGTCAACTCCAACCCAGCGACGATTATGACAGATGCCAACATTGCAGATCGGGTCTTCATTGAGCCATTGACACCTGATTTTGTGGAAAGAATCATACGACAAGAAAAACCAGATGGCTTGCTGCCAACACTGGGTGGACAAGTCGGTCTGAACGTAGCACGCATTCTTGCGGAACGAGGTATCCTCGAAGAGCTGAACGTTCGTCTTTTAGGAACACCTTTGTCTGCCATTGAAAAAGCAGAAGATCGAGATCTTTTCAAGCAAATGATGGAAGAAATCGGCGAACCGGTTCCGCAATCAACGATTGTAGAGACCTTAGAAGATGCTGTCGCTTTTGCTGAAGAAGTAGGCTTTCCCTTAATTATCCGACCTGCCTACACCTTAGGTGGGACAGGCGGTGGAATTGCTAGTGATATGGAAGAATTCAAAGCAGTCGCTGTGCGTGGCTTAAAGCATTCTCCGATTAGCCAGATTCTTGTAGAACGCAGTGTAGCAGGTTGGAAAGAAATTGAGTTCGAAGTCATGCGCGACAGTGCTGACAACTGCATCACCATTTGTAGTATGGAAAACGTAGATCCTGTGGGCATTCACACCGGTGATTCTATCGTTGTAGCGCCTACACAAACATTGTCGGATCGAGAATTCCAGATGCTTCGCGCTGCTTCTATTAAGATTATTCGCTCACTAAAAATTGAAGGAGGCTGTAACGTACAGCTGGCCTTACATCCGGACTCTTTCGAATATATCGTCATTGAAGTGAATCCTCGTGTAAGCCGCTCTTCTGCTTTAGCCTCGAAAGCAACGGGATATCCGATAGCCAAAGTGGCGGCTAAAATCGCCATTGGTAAGACCCTTGATGAGATTCCCAATGCAGTTACCGGAAAAACCTACGCTTGCTTTGAACCAACCATCGATTATGTAGTCATGAAAATTCCTCGTTGGCCTTTTGATAAGTTCACAGGTGCTCACCGTCGTCTTGGCACACAGATGAAAGCGACAGGTGAAGTGATGGCCATTGAAAGAAATTTTGAAGCTGCTTTAATGAAAGCCATTCGTTCTTTAGAAATGGGTGTTGAAGGTCTCTATCAGAAAGGGTGGGACAAGCTTTCTGATGAAGATCTTACGAAAGCTCTCGTCGAAGCCGACGACCGTCGTTTGTTTGTCCTAGGCGAAGCTTTCCGTCGTGGTTGGACCGTTGCAAAAATCAACGAGATTACGGCGATAGATTTCTTCTTCCTCCACAAAATCAAAAATATTGTCACCATGGAAAATGAGTTAGCCACATATAAAGGCCAAACGGTAGAAGCCATTCCTCTAGACCTATTAACCAAAGCGAAAAAGATGGGCTTTGCCGATGCTGATCTGGCTCGAATTGTAGCTATCGACGAAGTAACGATTCGACAATATCGCCTGAATGAGAAGATTCAACCGGTCTATAAAATGGTTGATACTTGCGCCGCTGAGTTTGAAGCTGAAACGCCTTACTTCTACTCTAGCTATGAGAAAGAAGACGAAGCAAACGTTACGGACCGCCCCAAAGTGGTTGTACTTGGGTCTGGCCCCATTCGTATCGGTCAAGGTGTTGAGTTCGACTACTGCTCCGTTCATTCTCTCTGGGCCATTGCTGAAAGAGGTTACGAATCAATTATTATTAATAACAACCCAGAAACGGTATCTACCGATTTCGATACAGCAGACCGCCTCTACTTCGAACCACTTCTCCCTGAAGATGTGATTCACATCTTGAACAAAGAAAAGCCTGAAGGTGTAATTGTACAGTTTGGTGGACAAACAGCCATTAACCTAGCAGCACCACTGGCTGAAGCAGGCTATAAGATTTTAGGGACATCTGTCGATGATATTGACCGTGCCGAAGACCGCGATCGCTTTGACCAAGTCTTGACGGAACTGGACATTGCAAAACCACCGGGAAAAACAGCTACATCTGTTGAAGGTGCCTTGGCTGTGGCCCGAGAAGTCGGTTATCCTGTACTTGTTCGTCCTTCTTATGTACTTGGCGGTCGAGCCATGGAAATCGTCTATAATGACGATGAACTGGTTGGCTATATGACAACAGCTGTAGAAGTGAATCCCAAGCATCCTGTGCTTGTAGACAAATACATGATTGGAAAAGAAATCGAAGTTGATGCCATTGCCGATGGCGAAAGAGTGCTCATTCCTGGCATTATGGAACATGTCGAAAGAGCGGGCGTTCACTCCGGAGACTCTATCGCCGTCTATCCAGCGAACAACCTTTCCGAAAGAATTATTAATACAATTGTTGACTATACAACCAAGCTCGCTTTACACCTTAACGTTAGAGGCGTCTTGAACATTCAATATGTTCTCCATGACGATCAAGTCTATGTAATTGAAGTGAACCCCCGTTCTAGCCGTACAGTGCCTTATCTATCGAAAATTACCAATATTCCTATGATTAACATTGCGACGCGCATTATATTAGGCGAGACACTGGCGCAACAGGGTTATGAAGGCGGACTTGTACCACCACCACCTTACGTAGCTGTTAAAGTGCCTGTCTTCTCCTTCGGAAAATTGGTTGACGTTGAAACTTCCCTTGGACCTGAAATGAAGTCTACCGGGGAAGTGATGGGTGTCGATGCCAACTTCCACAAAGCTTTTTACAAAGCTTTAGTCGGTGGCGGCATGGACATTCCAGAGAGTGGCACTGTTTTGGCGACCGTTGCTGATAAAGACAAAGATGAAGCTATCGCCATCCTCAAAGAATTCCACGAACTCGGATTCCCTATCATCGCTACAGGCGGTACAGCAGAGGCTCTTCAAAAAGCTGGCGTACCTGTACAAGCTGTCAACAAGATTGGCGAAGGTTCACCCCATATTATTGACTTGATCAAAGAAGATAAGATTCAGCTCATTATCAACACCATGACAAGAGGAAAAGAACCGCAAAGAGACGGCTTTAAGATTCGCCGTGCTGCGGTAGAGCATTCCATTCCTTGCTTAACTTCTTTAGATACAACTTCTGTTCTGTTACAAACGCTAAAGGAAATCCGCAAAGGCAATGATTTTGATATGATTCCTCTGCAAGAATATTTGGCTCAATAG
- a CDS encoding dihydroorotate dehydrogenase electron transfer subunit: MQPLIHQATVLNHIEVKKDIFRIQLVAPELARRSRPGQFLQVRVSATYDPLLPRPISLHHIDPHEGTVTLLYHRVGRGTALLAQCKAGEKIEIWGPLGRGWSLPGDKNVPAQSVVPIYVAGGIGIAPLLPLAEAWSSVGNPGILLCGGRCEEQLVAVDDFRTRGVFVDLATEDGSCGHYGRVTDLFDTLPLQGRQPILYTCGPMGMLKAIHELATDKGWLCQVSLEERMGCGLGACLSCVCKTKAEQEGKVWTHSKICTDGPVFWSKEVIWDG; encoded by the coding sequence ATGCAGCCTCTAATCCATCAAGCCACTGTGCTGAACCATATAGAAGTAAAAAAAGATATTTTTCGAATTCAACTCGTAGCACCTGAGCTGGCTCGCCGTTCTCGGCCGGGCCAGTTCCTCCAAGTTCGAGTTAGTGCTACTTACGATCCCTTGCTCCCTCGTCCCATTAGCCTTCATCATATTGATCCCCATGAAGGTACTGTTACTTTACTCTATCATCGGGTAGGAAGAGGAACAGCCCTCCTTGCACAGTGCAAAGCTGGTGAAAAGATAGAGATCTGGGGTCCTTTGGGGCGTGGTTGGTCTTTACCTGGCGATAAGAACGTGCCTGCTCAATCGGTTGTTCCGATTTATGTGGCTGGTGGAATTGGAATTGCCCCACTTTTACCATTAGCAGAAGCTTGGTCCTCTGTAGGCAATCCTGGTATTTTGCTTTGTGGTGGACGTTGTGAAGAACAATTGGTTGCTGTCGATGATTTTAGAACAAGAGGTGTTTTCGTCGATCTGGCGACAGAAGATGGCTCTTGCGGTCACTATGGTCGAGTGACGGACCTATTCGATACCCTTCCTCTGCAAGGGCGCCAACCAATTCTATATACTTGTGGACCCATGGGAATGCTTAAAGCAATTCATGAACTGGCTACAGATAAAGGATGGCTTTGCCAAGTATCCCTAGAAGAGCGAATGGGCTGTGGTCTTGGTGCTTGTCTTTCCTGTGTCTGTAAGACAAAAGCAGAACAAGAAGGCAAAGTATGGACTCATAGCAAAATATGTACGGACGGCCCCGTCTTCTGGAGCAAAGAGGTGATCTGGGATGGCTGA
- a CDS encoding dihydroorotate dehydrogenase, with protein sequence MADLAVNLGGLAMKNPVTTASGTFGFGVEFEPFVDLRRLGAIVVKGTTLEGREGNATPRMAETAAGMLNAIGLQNPGIEAFIKNHLPPLEPLGTPVIVNISGNTLEEYGDLTAIIDQCAGIAAIEVNISCPNVKQGGIQFGTSPCMAADVTKMVRKHTNKPVIVKLSPNVTDITEMARAVEDAGADAVALINTLLGMAIDVERRRPQLANTFGGLSGPAVKPVALRMVYQVYKAVSLPILGMGGIMSSRDALEFIMAGATAVAVGTANFTNPRATMDIVEGIESFCEREGLSSIQELIGAAHT encoded by the coding sequence ATGGCTGATCTAGCTGTAAATCTTGGCGGCCTAGCCATGAAAAATCCTGTAACAACGGCTTCAGGGACTTTCGGCTTTGGTGTTGAATTTGAGCCTTTTGTAGATTTGCGTCGCTTAGGTGCAATTGTGGTAAAAGGAACCACTTTAGAAGGGCGAGAAGGCAACGCCACACCGCGTATGGCTGAAACAGCAGCCGGAATGCTCAATGCCATAGGCTTGCAGAATCCTGGTATTGAAGCTTTTATTAAAAATCACTTGCCTCCTTTAGAGCCTCTTGGAACACCTGTTATTGTCAATATCAGCGGAAACACACTAGAAGAGTATGGAGATCTTACTGCAATTATTGACCAATGTGCAGGCATTGCAGCCATTGAAGTCAACATCTCTTGCCCCAATGTGAAGCAAGGTGGCATTCAGTTCGGAACTTCCCCTTGTATGGCTGCTGATGTGACAAAAATGGTACGAAAGCATACCAATAAGCCTGTCATCGTGAAGCTTTCGCCGAATGTCACCGATATTACAGAAATGGCGAGAGCTGTGGAAGATGCCGGTGCTGATGCAGTGGCCTTAATTAACACTCTCTTAGGTATGGCCATTGATGTGGAACGAAGACGACCTCAGTTGGCCAATACCTTTGGTGGTCTGTCGGGACCTGCTGTGAAGCCAGTGGCTTTACGAATGGTTTATCAAGTTTACAAAGCTGTATCTCTTCCTATCTTAGGGATGGGTGGCATTATGTCCTCGCGAGATGCCCTTGAATTTATCATGGCTGGTGCTACTGCTGTCGCTGTTGGTACAGCCAACTTTACCAACCCGCGAGCTACAATGGATATTGTGGAAGGAATTGAATCTTTTTGTGAGAGAGAAGGCCTCTCCTCTATCCAAGAATTAATTGGAGCGGCCCATACGTAA
- a CDS encoding L-lactate MFS transporter encodes MNSSYRGWLVVLAGFGINLTLGILYTWSVFAKELTEKLQWTNTEATLPYTLAIAMFALLMWPAGRMQDRYGARIVATVGGALCGIGLIIASLYPSPTMVMLSFGILTGSGIGLAYAAATPAAIKWFPPEKKGLITGIVVTGFGGAAVYASPLASYLLNTYGIQQSFLILGIAFTVVSVLLAQFLVPPPAQESTSPGAGASAVTAQARQYSVSEMTRTPQFYYLWFIFACIAMSGLMVIGHAAKIMSLSGANWGFILVAILAIANAGGRLMSGALSDKLGRTKTMTFVFAPAAIVLGVLNFLDSPYMIAAALIVVGFAYGASIALVPATTADYYGTKNLGTNYGVVFTGWGVGGVFGPMLAGYMVDSTGTYTVAYIVAAALAAVATVLSIMLKAPVEEPSGKKALA; translated from the coding sequence ATGAATTCATCATATCGTGGCTGGTTAGTCGTATTAGCTGGATTTGGGATTAACCTTACACTCGGTATCCTATATACTTGGAGTGTTTTCGCCAAAGAACTGACCGAGAAGCTGCAATGGACAAACACAGAGGCCACGCTGCCTTACACCTTGGCCATTGCTATGTTTGCCTTGTTGATGTGGCCTGCCGGTCGTATGCAAGACCGTTATGGAGCTCGCATTGTAGCGACCGTAGGTGGTGCTCTTTGTGGTATCGGATTGATCATTGCCAGTCTCTATCCCTCACCAACAATGGTTATGCTCTCTTTCGGAATTTTAACTGGTTCAGGGATTGGTTTGGCCTATGCTGCTGCTACGCCTGCAGCCATTAAATGGTTCCCACCAGAGAAGAAAGGCTTAATTACAGGAATTGTTGTTACAGGTTTTGGTGGAGCTGCTGTCTACGCTTCTCCATTGGCATCATACCTGTTAAATACCTATGGTATCCAGCAATCATTCTTAATTCTTGGTATTGCTTTTACCGTTGTTAGTGTACTACTCGCTCAATTTCTTGTTCCTCCACCAGCACAAGAAAGTACAAGTCCTGGTGCCGGCGCATCTGCTGTCACAGCGCAGGCCCGCCAGTACAGTGTTAGCGAAATGACTCGAACCCCTCAATTCTACTATCTCTGGTTTATATTTGCGTGCATTGCCATGTCTGGCTTAATGGTAATTGGTCATGCTGCGAAAATTATGAGTCTAAGTGGCGCTAACTGGGGCTTTATCCTTGTCGCTATTCTTGCAATTGCCAATGCAGGCGGTCGCTTAATGTCTGGTGCTTTATCTGATAAATTAGGTCGAACCAAAACGATGACCTTTGTTTTCGCACCTGCTGCTATTGTCTTAGGAGTACTTAACTTCTTAGACTCCCCCTACATGATTGCTGCAGCTCTCATTGTTGTTGGTTTTGCCTATGGTGCATCCATTGCTCTAGTGCCTGCTACAACAGCAGACTACTATGGAACGAAAAACCTTGGTACCAACTATGGTGTTGTTTTCACTGGTTGGGGTGTTGGTGGTGTCTTCGGTCCTATGTTAGCTGGCTATATGGTCGATTCTACAGGCACCTACACCGTTGCATACATTGTTGCAGCAGCCTTGGCTGCCGTTGCAACAGTCCTCTCTATCATGCTAAAAGCACCTGTTGAAGAGCCTTCGGGCAAGAAAGCCTTGGCGTAA
- a CDS encoding Rqc2 family fibronectin-binding protein, whose protein sequence is MALDGITLQALIQELEDLLPSGRIDRIVQPEPEEVHLIGRTGSKNWRLLLSAHAMTARLHLTKVNKANPAQPPLFCMVLRKHLEGGRIQKIEQIPWERIVMITIEGKDELGGRTEKKLILEIMGRHSNLILLDKKTGQIVDGVRRYSHAISRHREVLPGRQYLLPPAQNKVAPHPLTDEELAQILYKDGDKKVQKSLQENVAGLSPETAREICYRAELDEQIKVGHCGNYEFRRIIIALQELLQIFEEKDIKGKIYREGETLKTFSPWPLHHLSKVYEEEKGSLNETVDGFYLGKVDLEKRNIFRQSLQKKVAAEWDKLQRKQKSQEQDIEEAKKDLICRTWGDLIFTNLYKLQGGEEVFVATDLEKPEVSHTIILDPALSATENAQTFYSRYNKATATVLQATEQLTKTKDDLRYVSSVLTTLEQSETIEDLFEIKQELIQEGYLPREKEQKSTKKHSNKKKGQKDKKAAPLPEPLTILHPEGWTILVGRNNRQNDYLTMKVARDKDLWLHTKDIPGAHVLIPRRDGREIPLSVLEKAATYAAYYSQGRQSAKVPVDYTERRYVRKPTGAKPGFVIYDHQQTLWVNPQSIVEGSFQR, encoded by the coding sequence GTGGCTTTAGATGGAATCACATTACAGGCCCTTATTCAAGAATTGGAAGATCTCCTTCCGTCAGGGCGAATTGATCGGATTGTTCAACCTGAACCAGAAGAAGTTCATCTTATAGGAAGAACTGGTAGCAAGAATTGGCGTTTGTTGCTATCGGCCCATGCGATGACGGCTCGATTACACCTCACCAAAGTGAACAAAGCAAATCCAGCGCAACCACCTCTTTTTTGCATGGTATTACGCAAGCATCTTGAAGGAGGACGCATACAAAAGATCGAGCAAATCCCTTGGGAACGAATTGTAATGATCACCATAGAGGGCAAAGACGAGTTAGGAGGCCGAACAGAGAAAAAACTAATTCTAGAGATCATGGGCCGTCACTCGAACCTGATTCTACTGGATAAAAAAACAGGACAAATCGTTGATGGCGTACGACGATATAGCCATGCCATCAGTCGCCATCGCGAAGTTTTACCAGGGCGTCAGTACCTTTTACCACCAGCACAAAACAAAGTAGCACCCCATCCTTTAACCGATGAAGAGCTAGCCCAAATTCTTTATAAAGACGGCGATAAAAAGGTACAAAAAAGCCTGCAAGAAAATGTCGCAGGCTTAAGTCCAGAAACAGCCCGAGAAATTTGTTATCGTGCTGAATTGGATGAGCAAATCAAAGTAGGCCATTGCGGCAACTATGAGTTTCGTCGTATCATTATCGCTTTGCAAGAGTTACTGCAAATTTTTGAAGAAAAAGATATTAAAGGCAAGATATACAGAGAAGGAGAAACCTTAAAAACTTTCTCTCCCTGGCCCCTTCATCATCTCAGCAAAGTATATGAAGAAGAAAAAGGGAGCCTTAATGAAACAGTAGATGGCTTTTATCTGGGCAAAGTAGATCTAGAAAAAAGAAATATCTTTCGTCAAAGCCTTCAAAAAAAAGTTGCCGCCGAGTGGGATAAGCTACAACGAAAGCAAAAAAGCCAAGAACAAGATATTGAAGAAGCAAAAAAAGATCTAATCTGTCGTACCTGGGGCGATCTTATCTTTACCAACTTGTACAAGCTACAAGGTGGTGAAGAAGTTTTCGTAGCCACCGATCTAGAAAAGCCCGAAGTAAGTCACACCATTATCCTAGATCCCGCTCTTTCAGCGACAGAAAATGCCCAAACCTTTTACAGCCGTTATAACAAAGCAACGGCAACAGTCCTCCAAGCAACAGAACAGCTCACAAAAACAAAAGACGATCTTCGCTATGTTAGTTCCGTACTGACCACATTAGAACAAAGTGAAACAATAGAAGATCTTTTCGAAATCAAGCAAGAACTAATTCAAGAAGGCTACTTACCGAGAGAAAAGGAACAAAAAAGTACCAAAAAGCATTCAAACAAGAAAAAAGGACAAAAGGACAAAAAAGCAGCCCCACTTCCAGAACCACTGACAATTCTTCATCCCGAAGGCTGGACCATTTTGGTAGGGCGCAACAATCGTCAAAACGACTACCTAACGATGAAAGTAGCACGAGATAAAGACCTGTGGTTACACACCAAAGATATACCAGGCGCTCACGTGCTCATTCCACGACGTGATGGTAGAGAAATACCCTTATCTGTTCTTGAAAAAGCAGCCACCTACGCAGCCTACTATAGCCAAGGTCGTCAAAGTGCAAAAGTGCCTGTCGATTATACGGAACGTCGTTATGTACGCAAGCCAACAGGTGCCAAGCCAGGCTTTGTCATCTATGATCATCAACAGACCCTTTGGGTTAACCCTCAAAGCATTGTAGAAGGCTCATTCCAAAGATAA
- a CDS encoding calcium-transporting P-type ATPase, PMR1-type, producing the protein MEKDGSVGGRPTPTSLREKSWHSRKVEEVVDFFESDLVEGLKEKVVKNRRALVGPNRIAEAMKEPLWKKLIQQFQDFMILVLLGATIFSFFLGETIDALTILAIVIMNAILGFVQEYRAEKSLEALKKLTAPEAKVLRDGQVKTIAAEEIVPGDILFLESGDRVPADLRLIEVTELKVDEAALTGESIAVRKECGFIDEEETSLGDRYNMAFSGTMVTQGRGKGIVVGTAMDTEMGHIAHLIESVDQEMTPLQRRLEQLGKTLVALCLFVCTLVVLIGLWQGEPIYRMLLVGVSLAVAAIPEGLPAIVTIALAIGVQKMIKNRAIIRKLPAVETLGCATVICSDKTGTLTQNEMTVREIFLPGPMGTVMVEGQGYEPIGAFRVRGEILKNKKPVTELLQAATLCNNAYLKSPQPSFLGAKKGTWQGQGDPTEVALMVLSAKAGIYRENVEKEYRRIKELPFDSTRKRMAVIVEDRRKRFFSYVKGAPEQVLQRCASVQMEGKRELLTDEDKDSLMAISEKMGQKALRVLALAYRPLPPIEHNEDDASRAEESLIFLGFVGMMDPPRSGVQEAVKSCQRAGIKTIMITGDHPVTALAIARELHIAKGSEEVVKGHELDQMGPRELAERVERTAVFARVSPAHKLRIVRAFKERGHVVAMTGDGVNDAPAVKEADIGISMGRTGTDVTKEASSMVLADDNFVTIAGAVRQGRAIYDNIRKFIRYLLSCNTGEVLVMFLASLMAMPLPLLPVQLLWVNLVTDGLPAMALGLEKAEKDVMERSPRHPRESIFSRGLAKKILFWGTYCGIATLAVFAYGIYLGDLDLARTMAFCTLTFFQLFYVFECRSERYSIFELGWTSNPYLIGAVALSALMQIAVVYVPPLQAIFQTVPLEATHWLVILFFAGGWLFLAGLWHWIARSNRSSKVTWSSRKVDNEL; encoded by the coding sequence ATGGAGAAAGATGGCAGCGTAGGAGGCCGGCCAACGCCGACGTCTTTACGAGAAAAGTCATGGCATTCACGCAAGGTAGAAGAAGTGGTAGATTTTTTTGAAAGTGATCTGGTAGAAGGTCTAAAAGAGAAAGTTGTGAAAAACAGGAGAGCTTTAGTAGGTCCCAATCGAATTGCCGAAGCGATGAAAGAGCCGCTGTGGAAAAAGTTGATCCAGCAGTTTCAAGACTTTATGATACTTGTTCTACTCGGTGCTACAATTTTTTCTTTTTTCTTAGGTGAAACGATTGATGCCTTAACCATTCTAGCGATTGTGATCATGAATGCCATCCTAGGCTTTGTACAAGAATATCGAGCAGAAAAGTCCTTAGAGGCATTAAAAAAATTAACCGCCCCGGAGGCAAAAGTTCTTCGTGACGGCCAGGTAAAGACGATTGCAGCAGAAGAGATTGTGCCCGGCGATATTCTTTTCTTAGAATCCGGTGATCGCGTTCCTGCCGATCTTCGTTTAATTGAAGTGACAGAATTGAAAGTAGATGAAGCCGCTTTAACAGGTGAATCAATCGCTGTTCGTAAAGAATGTGGCTTTATCGATGAAGAGGAGACAAGCTTAGGGGATCGCTACAATATGGCTTTTTCAGGAACGATGGTAACACAAGGTCGGGGAAAAGGTATCGTTGTCGGAACGGCTATGGATACAGAGATGGGGCATATTGCACATTTAATAGAATCGGTAGATCAAGAAATGACACCGCTACAAAGACGCTTAGAACAGCTAGGAAAAACTCTTGTGGCTCTTTGTCTTTTTGTTTGTACTCTTGTTGTGCTCATTGGCTTGTGGCAGGGAGAACCTATCTATCGCATGCTTCTCGTAGGTGTCAGCCTTGCTGTAGCAGCCATTCCCGAAGGTTTACCAGCGATTGTCACGATCGCACTCGCCATTGGTGTACAAAAAATGATCAAAAACCGAGCGATTATAAGAAAGCTTCCAGCTGTTGAGACCTTAGGTTGTGCTACCGTAATATGCTCTGACAAAACAGGCACGTTAACCCAGAATGAGATGACCGTTCGTGAGATATTTTTGCCAGGTCCTATGGGTACTGTTATGGTAGAAGGACAAGGCTACGAGCCCATCGGCGCTTTTCGAGTTCGTGGAGAGATTTTGAAGAATAAGAAGCCTGTAACAGAGTTATTACAGGCAGCAACCCTTTGTAATAATGCTTATTTAAAATCGCCTCAACCATCTTTTTTGGGCGCGAAAAAGGGGACATGGCAAGGGCAAGGCGATCCAACAGAAGTTGCTTTAATGGTTTTAAGTGCTAAAGCAGGAATTTACCGTGAAAATGTAGAAAAAGAATATAGAAGAATCAAAGAGCTTCCTTTTGACTCCACTCGAAAAAGAATGGCTGTGATTGTAGAAGACCGCAGGAAGCGTTTTTTTTCTTACGTAAAAGGTGCACCGGAACAAGTTTTGCAACGCTGTGCTTCTGTACAAATGGAAGGGAAAAGGGAACTTTTAACGGACGAAGATAAAGACTCGCTTATGGCAATAAGCGAGAAGATGGGGCAAAAAGCTCTACGTGTCCTTGCGCTGGCCTATCGACCTTTGCCGCCTATAGAGCATAACGAAGATGATGCTTCTAGGGCTGAAGAAAGCTTAATCTTTCTTGGCTTTGTAGGTATGATGGATCCACCAAGATCGGGTGTGCAAGAAGCGGTAAAAAGTTGTCAAAGAGCTGGGATCAAAACGATTATGATTACAGGCGATCATCCTGTAACAGCCTTGGCCATTGCGAGAGAACTGCACATTGCCAAGGGATCAGAGGAAGTCGTCAAAGGCCATGAACTCGATCAGATGGGCCCTCGTGAGCTCGCAGAGCGAGTAGAAAGAACTGCTGTTTTCGCCAGGGTATCGCCAGCACACAAACTAAGGATCGTCCGGGCTTTCAAAGAACGAGGACATGTCGTTGCGATGACTGGCGATGGTGTGAATGATGCACCTGCTGTAAAGGAAGCAGATATTGGAATATCGATGGGGCGTACAGGCACTGATGTTACCAAAGAAGCTTCTTCTATGGTCTTAGCCGACGATAATTTTGTTACCATTGCTGGAGCGGTGCGACAAGGTCGAGCTATCTATGACAACATACGGAAGTTCATTCGCTATCTTTTATCTTGCAATACGGGAGAAGTTCTCGTCATGTTCTTAGCGAGCTTAATGGCCATGCCTTTGCCTTTGTTGCCTGTTCAATTGCTCTGGGTCAATCTCGTGACCGATGGCTTGCCAGCTATGGCTTTAGGGTTAGAAAAGGCTGAAAAGGATGTTATGGAGCGCTCGCCGCGCCATCCTCGAGAAAGCATCTTCTCGAGAGGCTTAGCGAAGAAGATTTTATTCTGGGGAACATACTGTGGCATTGCTACGCTCGCTGTTTTTGCTTACGGAATCTACCTAGGTGATCTTGATTTAGCTCGAACGATGGCTTTTTGCACTTTAACCTTTTTTCAACTCTTTTATGTTTTTGAATGTCGTTCTGAAAGATATTCTATATTTGAGCTCGGTTGGACAAGCAATCCTTACTTAATTGGTGCTGTCGCCTTGTCAGCGCTGATGCAAATTGCAGTCGTTTATGTTCCGCCGCTACAAGCCATTTTTCAAACCGTTCCTCTAGAAGCGACCCACTGGTTGGTCATTCTATTTTTTGCAGGTGGATGGCTTTTCTTGGCAGGCCTCTGGCACTGGATAGCTCGATCGAATCGCTCCTCCAAAGTGACCTGGTCGAGTCGTAAAGTAGACAATGAATTATAG